A DNA window from Eretmochelys imbricata isolate rEreImb1 chromosome 3, rEreImb1.hap1, whole genome shotgun sequence contains the following coding sequences:
- the LOC144262626 gene encoding glutathione S-transferase-like, with amino-acid sequence MSGKPKLTYPNGRGRMESIRWLLAAAGVEFEEEFLETREQYQKLIKDGALLFDQVPLVEIDGMKMVQTRAILSYIAAKYNLYGKDLKERAFIDMYVEGTADLMGMIITFVFTPPKERNLALIIERATTRYFPVYEKVLKQHGQEFLVGNRFSWADVQLLEAILMVEEKEPTVLSKFPVLQAFKARISNIPTIKKFLQPGSQRKPLPDDQYVATVMAIFKKD; translated from the exons ATGTCTGGGAAACCCAAACTTACCTACCCCAATGGAAGAGGACGCATGGAATCAATACGGTGGCTGttggcagcagctggggtggAG TTTGAAGAAGAATTTTTGGAAACAAGAGAACAGTATCAAAAGTTAATAAAAG ATGGAGCCCTGCTGTTTGACCAAGTACCATTGGTGGAAATTGATGGGATGAAGATGGTGCAGACCAGAGCCATTCTCAGCTACATAGCTGCCAAGTACAACCTCTACGGGAAGGATCTGAAAGAGAGAGCATT cattGACATGTATGTGGAAGGAACAGCTGATCTCATGGGAATGATCATTACCTTTGTTTTCACTCCACCTAAGGAGAGGAATCTTGCCTTAATCATCGAGAGGGCCACAACCAGATACTTCCCAGTCTATGAAAAA GTTTTGAAACAACACGGGCAAGAGTTTCTTGTTGGCAACCGATTCAGCTGGGCAGATGTACAGCTGCTTGAAGCCATTTTAATGGTAGAGGAGAAAGAGCCCACTGTGCTTTCCAAGTTCCCTGTGTTACAG GCTTTTAAAGCAAGAATAAGCAACATACCTACAATTAAGAAATTCCTACAGCCTGGAAGCCAGAGGAAGCCCCTACCTGATGACCAATATGTGGCAACAGTGATGGCAATTTTCAAAAAAGATTAA
- the LOC144261993 gene encoding glutathione S-transferase 3-like, giving the protein MATKPKLYYFNGRGRMETIRWLLETAGVEFEEAEYLETRKQYEKLIQAGFLLFHQVPLVEIDEMKLVETRAILNYIAGKHNLCGKDLRERALIDMYVEGTMDLNEMLMIYPFSSPEEKEKNFAFMIQSATNRYFPVYEKILKDQGQDFLVGNQLSWADVQVLESILMTEEYDPTALSEFPL; this is encoded by the exons ATGGCTACAAAACCCAAGCTTTACTACTTTAATGGAAGAGGCCGAATGGAAACGATAAGATGGCTGTTAGAAACAGCTGGGGTTGAG TTTGAAGAAGCCGAATATTTGGAAACAAGAAAACAATATGAAAAGTTAATTCAGG CTGGATTCCTACTGTTTCACCAAGTGCCCCTGGTAGAAATCGATGAGATGAAGTTGGTGGAGACCAGAGCCATTCTCAACTACATTGCAGGGAAACACAACCTCTGTGGGAAGGACCTGAGGGAGAGAGCACT GATAGATATGTATGTTGAAGGAACAATGGACCTGAATGAAATGCTCATGATTTACCCTTTCTCATCTCctgaggaaaaggagaagaatTTTGCCTTCATGATTCAGAGTGCCACCAACAGATACTTCCCAGTATATGAGAAG ATCTTAAAAGATCAGGGACAAGATTTTCTTGTTGGCAACCAGCTCAGCTGGGCAGATGTACAAGTACTTGAATCCATTTTAATGACTGAAGAGTATGATCCCACTGCTCTCTCAGAATTTCCTCTCTGA